In the Coleofasciculus sp. FACHB-1120 genome, one interval contains:
- a CDS encoding KGK domain-containing protein — translation MNIRDLNDDDVVFVKDFHGMQKSSEFAKRFKGSIHAQYQVWFDQGAEVEFLRTSGGGWQKGKIYLRLEFVPDEAADNPESLDALRRQLGTDQ, via the coding sequence ATGAACATCCGCGACCTCAACGATGACGATGTTGTGTTCGTTAAAGATTTCCACGGAATGCAGAAGTCTAGCGAATTTGCAAAAAGATTCAAAGGTAGCATTCACGCTCAGTACCAAGTTTGGTTTGACCAAGGAGCTGAAGTTGAATTCTTGAGAACCTCTGGAGGCGGCTGGCAGAAAGGCAAGATTTACCTTCGTCTGGAATTTGTCCCTGATGAAGCAGCCGATAACCCTGAGTCTCTAGATGCACTGCGAAGGCAGTTGGGCACCGA
- a CDS encoding KGK domain-containing protein: MSDLDNDDVLWMDEGISPLGIPTCKVNEMKLQVMHCLGREMENLASDWLGDGLTCELLKPRKEWQKGKLRLRLEFVPDEPLEDRPNH, from the coding sequence ATGAGCGATCTCGATAACGATGATGTGCTTTGGATGGATGAGGGCATAAGTCCTCTTGGCATTCCCACCTGCAAGGTCAATGAGATGAAGTTGCAAGTGATGCATTGCTTAGGCAGAGAAATGGAAAACCTAGCTTCTGACTGGCTTGGCGATGGTTTAACTTGTGAGCTTTTAAAGCCTAGGAAAGAGTGGCAGAAGGGAAAACTGCGGCTCCGCCTAGAGTTTGTACCCGACGAGCCTTTAGAAGATCGCCCGAATCATTAA